A single genomic interval of Porphyromonas sp. oral taxon 275 harbors:
- a CDS encoding glycogen debranching enzyme N-terminal domain-containing protein: MSYLKFDRRLMANLDESTQREYIRTNRKGAYCCSSIVGCNTRKYHGVLVVPIPTLSPNNHVLLSSLDLTIVQHGVPFNVGIHEYEGDVFSPKGHKYIREYNVDVVSSTTYRVGGVVLRKEFIFCHYVNRALIRYTLLEAHSQTTLRLSPFLAFRDVKMLTHRNDQLDGSYQEATSGVSFCLYPGYPRLYLQLSKQGRFVADAHWNERIEYIKERERGYEYTEDLYVPGYFELDIELGESIYFSAGLDEADPRSFAQLFDEELAMRTVREDFRSCLLNSALQFYYRPDATHGYLLAGYPWFGVRARDLFVALPGCSIYADAPERYYRIMDTAIPELRNFMNQVSISEEIRGINEPDVGLWAVWALQQYASWSSPADMVSRYGDFLDELIHYYLRNVHPNLRIDETGLCYILGDGKPLSWMDAKIDGQAVVRREGYLVEVNALWYNALCFYREVLPSRWTPELEELVERVQTSFCRTFINEHGYLFDYVLPHHPQDWSVRPNMIFAASLPYSPLPKSTRRSVVEIITRELRTPKGLRSLSPKSEGYQPQCHGTQLQRERAYYNGSVWPWLLGAYFEAYLKLYGRGAFSFIERTLIGMEEELQEHGVGTISELFDGNPPFKGRGAISFAMSVGEILRSLHLLKQAQAAYDTQTLPMIRYE; the protein is encoded by the coding sequence ATGAGTTACCTCAAGTTTGACCGCCGACTGATGGCTAACTTGGATGAGTCCACACAGCGAGAGTACATCCGTACGAATCGAAAGGGCGCCTACTGTTGCTCCAGTATCGTCGGCTGCAATACCCGCAAATACCATGGTGTGCTCGTCGTCCCTATCCCTACACTCAGTCCCAATAATCACGTACTCCTCTCCAGCCTCGACCTGACGATCGTGCAGCACGGGGTGCCCTTCAATGTTGGGATCCACGAGTATGAGGGCGATGTCTTCAGCCCCAAGGGACACAAGTATATCCGTGAGTACAATGTCGACGTCGTATCCTCGACGACCTACCGCGTCGGTGGGGTCGTGCTACGTAAGGAGTTCATCTTCTGTCACTACGTCAATAGGGCGCTCATTCGCTACACCCTCCTAGAGGCGCACAGCCAGACGACGCTCCGCCTGAGTCCCTTCCTTGCCTTCCGCGACGTGAAGATGCTGACGCACCGCAATGATCAGCTCGATGGTAGCTATCAGGAGGCGACGTCTGGCGTCAGCTTCTGCCTCTACCCAGGCTACCCGAGACTCTATCTGCAGCTATCCAAGCAGGGGCGCTTCGTCGCCGACGCGCACTGGAATGAGCGCATCGAGTACATCAAGGAGCGCGAACGCGGCTACGAGTACACCGAGGATCTCTACGTGCCGGGCTACTTCGAGCTCGATATCGAGCTCGGCGAGTCCATCTACTTCTCGGCAGGCCTCGATGAGGCGGATCCACGTAGCTTCGCCCAGCTCTTCGACGAGGAGCTGGCGATGCGTACCGTGCGCGAGGACTTCCGTAGCTGCCTGCTCAACTCGGCCCTACAGTTCTACTACCGCCCCGACGCGACCCACGGCTATCTGCTGGCGGGCTACCCTTGGTTTGGGGTGCGTGCCCGTGACCTCTTCGTCGCCCTCCCGGGCTGCTCTATCTATGCCGACGCGCCCGAGCGCTACTATAGGATCATGGATACGGCGATCCCCGAGCTGCGCAACTTCATGAACCAGGTCAGCATCTCCGAGGAGATACGTGGCATCAACGAGCCCGATGTAGGCCTCTGGGCGGTGTGGGCGCTGCAGCAGTATGCCTCCTGGTCGAGCCCTGCCGATATGGTCAGCCGCTACGGGGACTTCCTCGACGAGCTGATCCACTACTATCTGCGCAATGTGCACCCCAATCTCCGTATCGACGAGACAGGGCTCTGCTACATCCTGGGCGATGGCAAGCCCCTCTCCTGGATGGATGCCAAGATCGACGGGCAGGCCGTCGTACGCCGTGAGGGCTACCTCGTGGAGGTCAATGCCCTGTGGTATAATGCCCTTTGCTTCTACCGCGAGGTGCTGCCCAGCAGGTGGACGCCCGAGCTCGAGGAGCTGGTAGAACGGGTGCAGACGAGCTTCTGCCGCACCTTCATCAACGAGCATGGCTACCTCTTCGACTACGTCCTGCCTCACCATCCTCAGGACTGGAGCGTGCGACCGAACATGATCTTCGCCGCCTCGCTCCCGTACTCCCCGCTACCTAAGTCTACACGCCGCTCCGTCGTCGAGATCATCACCCGTGAGCTGCGCACGCCCAAGGGGCTGCGCAGCCTCAGCCCCAAGAGCGAGGGCTACCAGCCGCAGTGCCACGGCACCCAGCTGCAGCGCGAGCGCGCCTACTACAACGGCTCGGTATGGCCGTGGCTGCTCGGGGCTTACTTCGAGGCCTACCTCAAGCTCTACGGCCGTGGCGCCTTCTCCTTCATCGAGCGTACGCTCATCGGGATGGAGGAGGAGCTGCAGGAGCACGGCGTAGGGACGATCAGCGAGCTCTTCGACGGCAATCCGCCCTTCAAGGGTAGAGGCGCTATCTCCTTCGCCATGAGCGTCGGGGAGATCCTGCGCTCGCTGCATCTGCTCAAGCAGGCCCAGGCGGCATACGACACACAGACACTCCCCATGATACGATACGAATGA
- the htpG gene encoding molecular chaperone HtpG — MSKQGKIGVTSENIFPVIKKFLYSEHDIFLRELVSNAVDASQKLRALASAGEYKGELGELQVRVSFDPEAKTITISDSGIGMTAEEVEKYINQIAFSGAEEFLDKYKDDKVAIIGHFGLGFYSSFMVSSRVEIQTKSYKEGAEAVHWSCEGNPEYILEPGSRSERGTDIILHIDSESEEFLSKDRLTALLNKYCKFLPIPIIFGKKQEWKDGAYVDTDQDNQINDIHPAWTKKPSELAKEDYIAFYHQLYPQTMEEPLFWIHLNVDYPFNLTGILYFPKVKNQMELQRNKIQLYASQVFVTEEVEGIVPEYLTLLHGVLDSPDIPLNVSRSYLQSDAQVKKISNHIAKKVADKLDELFRNERSLFEEKWESLKVFVQYGMLSDEKFYERAAKFNLLTDLEGKLYTSEEYRTLTESSQTDKDGQLVWLYANDKETQYSAIQRATAKGYSVLLMDGPLDVHVISQLEQKLEKTRFVRVDSDSIDKLIAKDEQREVSLSDQEQQALSQIFQARLPREEKRNYHVTFEALGEDADAVLITQGEFMRRMQEMARLQPGMNFYGELPEGYNVVLNSDHALIKRLLSEEQTSVEPKLGTLREELKAQTELVEAARTVQNAKKADEVTAAEREELESLSYKQAELEGKINSELQRFGQDTALVGQLVDLALLGSGLLKGEALARFIRRSQELL; from the coding sequence ATGAGCAAGCAAGGAAAAATCGGAGTGACGAGCGAGAACATCTTCCCCGTCATCAAGAAGTTCCTCTACAGCGAACACGACATCTTCCTCCGTGAGCTGGTATCCAACGCTGTGGACGCCAGCCAGAAGCTCCGCGCGCTGGCCAGCGCAGGCGAGTACAAGGGTGAGCTCGGGGAGCTCCAGGTACGCGTGAGCTTCGATCCCGAGGCCAAGACCATCACCATCAGCGACAGCGGGATAGGGATGACGGCCGAGGAGGTAGAGAAGTACATCAATCAGATCGCCTTCTCAGGCGCCGAGGAGTTCCTCGACAAGTACAAGGATGACAAGGTAGCCATCATCGGCCACTTCGGTCTCGGCTTCTACTCCTCCTTCATGGTCTCCAGCCGCGTAGAGATACAGACGAAGTCCTACAAGGAAGGCGCTGAGGCCGTCCACTGGAGCTGTGAGGGCAACCCCGAGTACATCCTCGAGCCAGGCAGCCGCAGCGAGCGCGGTACGGACATCATCCTGCATATCGACAGCGAGAGTGAGGAGTTCCTCAGCAAGGACAGACTGACAGCCCTACTCAATAAGTACTGCAAGTTCCTCCCCATCCCCATCATCTTCGGCAAGAAGCAGGAGTGGAAGGACGGCGCCTACGTGGACACCGACCAGGACAACCAGATCAACGACATCCACCCCGCCTGGACCAAGAAGCCCAGCGAACTGGCGAAGGAGGACTACATCGCCTTCTACCATCAGCTCTACCCACAGACGATGGAGGAGCCCCTCTTCTGGATTCACCTCAACGTAGACTACCCCTTCAACCTCACAGGGATCCTCTACTTCCCCAAGGTCAAGAACCAGATGGAGCTGCAGCGCAATAAGATCCAGCTCTACGCCAGCCAGGTCTTCGTCACCGAGGAGGTCGAGGGCATCGTCCCCGAGTACCTCACCCTGCTGCACGGCGTACTGGACTCCCCCGACATCCCGCTGAACGTATCCCGCTCCTACCTGCAGAGCGACGCCCAGGTCAAGAAGATCTCCAACCACATCGCCAAGAAGGTCGCCGACAAGCTGGACGAACTCTTCCGCAACGAGCGCAGCCTCTTCGAGGAGAAGTGGGAGAGCCTCAAGGTCTTCGTCCAGTATGGGATGCTCTCCGACGAGAAGTTCTACGAGCGCGCCGCTAAGTTCAACCTCCTGACCGACCTCGAGGGTAAGCTCTACACCAGCGAGGAGTACCGCACGCTCACCGAGTCCAGCCAGACGGACAAGGACGGGCAGCTGGTATGGCTCTACGCCAATGACAAGGAGACGCAGTACAGCGCTATCCAGCGTGCTACCGCCAAGGGCTACTCCGTCCTCCTGATGGACGGCCCACTGGATGTCCACGTAATCTCCCAGCTCGAGCAGAAGCTGGAGAAGACCCGCTTCGTACGCGTCGACTCCGACTCCATCGACAAGCTCATCGCCAAGGACGAGCAGCGTGAGGTCTCTCTCTCGGATCAGGAGCAGCAGGCCCTCAGCCAGATCTTCCAGGCACGCCTCCCCCGCGAGGAGAAGCGTAACTACCACGTGACCTTCGAGGCGCTGGGTGAGGATGCCGACGCTGTACTCATCACGCAGGGCGAATTCATGCGCCGCATGCAGGAGATGGCACGCCTCCAGCCGGGGATGAACTTCTACGGTGAGCTCCCCGAGGGCTACAATGTCGTCCTCAACAGCGACCACGCCCTCATCAAGCGCCTCCTAAGCGAGGAGCAGACGAGCGTCGAGCCCAAGCTCGGGACGCTGCGTGAGGAGCTGAAGGCACAGACCGAGCTCGTCGAGGCAGCCCGCACGGTACAGAATGCCAAGAAGGCCGACGAGGTCACGGCAGCTGAGCGAGAGGAGCTCGAGAGCCTGAGCTACAAGCAGGCCGAGCTCGAGGGCAAGATCAACAGCGAGCTCCAGCGTTTCGGGCAGGACACTGCGCTCGTGGGTCAGCTCGTAGACCTGGCGCTCCTAGGTAGCGGCCTGCTGAAGGGCGAGGCACTGGCGCGCTTCATCCGCCGCTCGCAGGAGCTGCTCTAA
- a CDS encoding glycoside hydrolase family 57 protein — translation MKKICLCFQIHQPIRLRRYRFFDIGNVHYYSDDYLNEEVFDRITDSCYFPANRMLLELLKTYPDFHVSFSISGLALEQMEYRKPELLESFRELVATGRVEFVAETYSHSISSLYDPVEFRNQVRMQQTKLRELFGVEPSRVFCNSELIYSDEIALELASLGYEGIITEGAKHVLGWKSPNYLYGSAVSPETKLLLRNAGLSELVTNHFSNYSSHEYPVTADKLLGRVQHLPEGEDFTLLYMNYEVLGEMNRAETGIFEFFRALPKLAADYGVGFATPSQLLDSQRPVGLISVAYPISWAGEEKSTNEWNGNILQQGVIEKLRQWGERVHALEDRGLLKDWLYLQSADHFYYMNTINWGGHPYSPYSSPYDAFNNYMNVLSDLLLRVEEQAPSSIETEELNSYQQMIHAQQERIAELEAEVKHLEGLVKQ, via the coding sequence ATGAAGAAGATTTGCCTTTGCTTCCAGATACACCAGCCCATCCGACTCCGTCGCTACCGCTTCTTCGATATCGGGAATGTCCATTACTACAGTGATGACTACCTCAATGAGGAGGTCTTCGATCGCATCACCGACAGCTGCTACTTCCCTGCGAACCGCATGCTGCTGGAGCTTCTGAAGACCTACCCCGACTTCCACGTCAGCTTCTCGATCTCGGGGCTAGCGCTGGAGCAGATGGAGTACCGCAAGCCTGAGCTCCTCGAGAGCTTCAGGGAGCTTGTGGCTACGGGGCGTGTGGAGTTCGTCGCAGAGACCTATTCGCACTCTATATCCTCGCTCTACGATCCCGTAGAGTTCCGCAACCAGGTGCGTATGCAGCAGACCAAGCTGCGCGAGCTCTTCGGCGTCGAGCCCTCCCGTGTTTTCTGTAATAGTGAGCTGATCTATTCGGATGAGATCGCTCTAGAGCTCGCCTCTCTAGGCTACGAGGGCATCATCACCGAGGGCGCCAAGCACGTCCTCGGCTGGAAGAGCCCCAACTACCTCTACGGCTCGGCCGTCTCGCCCGAGACCAAGCTGCTGCTGCGCAACGCTGGTCTGAGCGAGCTCGTGACGAACCACTTCTCCAACTACAGCTCTCACGAATACCCTGTCACGGCAGACAAGCTCCTGGGGCGTGTGCAGCACCTCCCCGAGGGTGAGGACTTCACCCTCCTCTATATGAACTATGAGGTACTCGGGGAGATGAATCGTGCAGAGACGGGGATCTTCGAGTTCTTCCGTGCCCTGCCCAAGCTCGCCGCCGACTACGGCGTCGGCTTCGCCACGCCCTCGCAGCTCTTGGACAGCCAGCGCCCCGTCGGGCTGATCTCGGTAGCCTATCCGATTAGCTGGGCGGGTGAGGAGAAGAGCACCAACGAATGGAACGGCAATATCCTCCAGCAGGGGGTGATCGAGAAACTCCGCCAGTGGGGCGAGCGTGTCCACGCCCTCGAGGACCGCGGCCTCCTGAAGGACTGGCTCTATCTACAGAGTGCCGACCACTTCTACTACATGAATACGATCAACTGGGGGGGGCATCCCTACAGCCCCTATAGCTCGCCCTACGATGCTTTCAATAACTATATGAACGTCCTGAGCGACCTACTCCTCCGCGTCGAGGAGCAGGCGCCCAGCAGCATCGAGACCGAGGAGCTGAACTCCTACCAGCAGATGATCCACGCGCAGCAGGAGCGCATCGCCGAGCTCGAGGCCGAGGTCAAGCACCTCGAGGGGCTAGTCAAGCAATGA
- the fumC gene encoding class II fumarate hydratase, with translation MEYRIEKDTLGEVQVPADKLWGAQTERSRNNFKIGPAASMPLDVVRGFAYLKKGAAYANHELGVLPLEKRDLIAAVCDEILAGKLDDQFPLVIWQTGSGTQSNMNVNEVIANRAHQLAGKKIGEGEKTLLPNDDVNKSQSSNDTFPTGMHIACYKKVVEVTLPGLRQLHKALDAKAKEMTDVVKIGRTHLMDATPLTLGQEFSGYAAQLEHGIKAIENTLPHLAELALGGTAVGTGLNTPKGYDVVVARHIADFTGLPFVTAQNKFEALAAHDAIVETHGALKQVAVSLNKIANDIRLLASGPRSGIGEIIIPANEPGSSIMPGKVNPTQAEAMTMVCAQVVGNDTTISVAGMQGHFELNVFKPVMAANFLQSAQLLGDAAVSFDIHCVSGIEPNHPRIQELLNKSLMLVTALNTHIGYYKAAEIANAAHHNGTTLKEEALRLGYVSAEDFDKWVRPEDMVHPLD, from the coding sequence ATGGAATACAGAATTGAGAAGGACACTCTAGGCGAAGTCCAGGTGCCTGCCGACAAGCTCTGGGGCGCACAGACCGAGCGCTCGCGCAACAACTTCAAGATCGGTCCCGCGGCCTCCATGCCTCTGGACGTAGTGCGTGGCTTCGCTTACCTCAAGAAGGGCGCAGCCTATGCCAACCATGAGCTCGGGGTACTCCCCCTCGAGAAGCGCGACCTTATCGCCGCTGTCTGTGACGAGATCCTCGCTGGTAAGCTCGACGATCAGTTCCCTCTGGTCATCTGGCAGACGGGCTCGGGGACGCAGAGCAATATGAACGTCAACGAAGTCATCGCTAACCGCGCGCACCAGCTCGCTGGGAAGAAGATCGGCGAGGGTGAGAAGACGCTCCTCCCCAACGACGACGTCAACAAGAGCCAGTCCTCCAACGACACCTTCCCCACGGGTATGCACATTGCCTGCTACAAGAAGGTCGTCGAGGTCACGCTCCCAGGTCTACGCCAGCTGCACAAGGCTCTCGATGCTAAAGCTAAGGAGATGACCGACGTGGTGAAGATCGGTCGTACGCACCTCATGGACGCTACGCCTCTGACGCTGGGGCAGGAGTTCAGCGGCTACGCTGCACAGCTCGAGCACGGCATCAAGGCTATCGAGAATACGCTGCCTCACCTGGCAGAGCTCGCTCTCGGCGGTACGGCTGTAGGTACGGGGCTCAATACGCCTAAGGGCTACGATGTCGTGGTAGCACGCCACATCGCCGACTTCACGGGGCTGCCCTTCGTGACGGCTCAGAACAAGTTTGAGGCGCTGGCTGCCCACGACGCGATCGTAGAGACCCACGGCGCCCTGAAGCAGGTGGCTGTCTCGCTGAACAAGATCGCCAACGATATCCGCCTCCTCGCCTCTGGCCCTCGTAGCGGTATCGGTGAGATCATCATCCCTGCCAACGAGCCTGGCTCCTCCATCATGCCCGGTAAGGTTAACCCCACGCAGGCTGAGGCTATGACGATGGTCTGCGCTCAGGTCGTAGGGAACGACACGACGATCTCGGTGGCAGGTATGCAGGGCCACTTCGAGCTCAACGTCTTCAAGCCCGTGATGGCGGCTAACTTCCTCCAGAGCGCCCAGCTGCTCGGGGATGCAGCCGTCTCCTTCGACATCCACTGCGTCTCGGGTATCGAGCCTAATCACCCCCGCATCCAGGAGCTGCTCAATAAGTCCCTGATGCTCGTGACGGCGCTGAATACGCACATCGGCTACTACAAGGCCGCTGAGATCGCCAATGCAGCGCACCACAACGGCACGACGCTCAAGGAAGAGGCGCTGCGTCTCGGCTATGTCTCCGCTGAGGACTTCGACAAGTGGGTACGTCCCGAGGACATGGTACATCCCCTCGACTAA
- the fmt gene encoding methionyl-tRNA formyltransferase: protein MTKDQLRIVYMATADFALPSLQLLVESGYHIVAVVTMPDKPAGRGQKLQQSKIKTYAQSVGLEVLQPVRLKDEAFVGRLRELAPDLGIVVAFRMLPEVVWALPRFGTINLHGSLLPRYRGAAPIHWAVINGDTETGVTTFRLKHELDTGDILLQARTPITPEDTTGTVYERLMHLGAETLRQTVDLFLQDEEPKGQAQEEHDEAPSAAPKLDKENTELLWTRTARELHNQVRGLTPHPGAWCTLSIEGHEPITFKIHETEVLPESELPATPLAPGSIVIGPKQRLEVATASGHLVIKTLQPPAKKAMAASAYLNGLRNK from the coding sequence ATGACTAAGGATCAACTACGTATCGTCTATATGGCGACGGCAGACTTCGCCCTGCCCTCGCTCCAGCTGCTCGTCGAGAGCGGCTACCACATCGTGGCCGTCGTCACGATGCCCGACAAGCCCGCGGGCCGCGGGCAGAAGCTACAGCAGAGCAAGATCAAGACCTACGCCCAGAGTGTAGGCCTCGAGGTGCTGCAGCCCGTACGGCTCAAGGATGAGGCCTTCGTCGGCCGCCTCCGAGAGCTCGCCCCTGACCTCGGGATCGTCGTCGCCTTCCGCATGCTGCCCGAGGTCGTCTGGGCGCTCCCCCGCTTCGGCACGATCAACCTCCACGGCTCCCTCCTACCCCGCTATCGCGGTGCAGCCCCCATACACTGGGCAGTGATCAATGGTGATACGGAGACGGGCGTCACCACCTTCCGCCTCAAGCACGAGCTCGACACGGGCGACATCCTCCTGCAGGCACGCACCCCCATCACCCCCGAGGATACCACGGGCACGGTCTACGAACGCCTCATGCACCTCGGTGCCGAGACGCTCCGTCAGACAGTAGACCTCTTCCTCCAGGACGAGGAGCCCAAGGGGCAGGCGCAGGAGGAGCACGACGAGGCCCCTAGCGCAGCGCCCAAGCTAGACAAGGAGAATACCGAGCTCCTCTGGACGCGTACGGCCCGCGAGCTACACAATCAGGTACGCGGGCTCACCCCCCACCCAGGTGCCTGGTGCACGCTCAGCATCGAGGGACACGAGCCCATCACCTTCAAGATCCATGAGACGGAGGTACTCCCCGAGAGCGAGCTTCCCGCCACGCCCCTAGCGCCAGGCAGCATCGTCATCGGCCCCAAGCAGCGACTCGAGGTCGCCACCGCCTCTGGGCACCTCGTCATCAAGACGCTCCAGCCCCCTGCCAAGAAGGCTATGGCTGCCTCCGCCTACCTCAATGGTCTGAGGAACAAGTAG
- a CDS encoding glycosyltransferase family 4 protein — protein MRALMFGWEFPPHILGGLGTASYGLTKGMAAQGDMDITFVIPRPSGDEDTSFLRIIGAGDTPVVWRDVSYDYVRERLAGKMTPELYYQLRDHIYADFSHYRTNDLGCFEFSGKYLDNLLEEINNYSIVAGVIARSEGYDVIHSHDWLTYPAGIHAKQITGKPLVVHVHATDFDRSRGNVNPTVFGIEMDGMNHADHIITVSELTRRTVIEKYHQDPAKVTTVHNAVTPLSPAILALPDKRGVKDKVVTFLGRITMQKGCEYFVEAAAKVLERTQGVRFIMAGSGDMMDAMIRLAAQRNIADRFHFTGFMKGQQVYEVFKASDVYVMPSVSEPFGISPLEAMQCGVPSIISYQSGCAEILDYAIKVDYWDIDAMADAIYALITYPEMHAFLKEEGLREVNSITWEAAGRKVRAIYDRYVR, from the coding sequence ATGAGAGCATTGATGTTCGGCTGGGAGTTCCCCCCTCACATCCTCGGGGGACTCGGCACAGCTAGCTATGGACTGACGAAGGGGATGGCCGCGCAGGGCGATATGGATATTACCTTCGTCATCCCCCGCCCCTCGGGCGATGAGGATACGAGCTTCCTGCGCATCATCGGCGCAGGAGATACGCCCGTCGTGTGGCGCGATGTGAGCTACGACTACGTACGTGAGCGCCTGGCGGGCAAGATGACGCCCGAGCTCTACTACCAGTTGCGGGATCATATCTACGCCGACTTCTCGCACTACAGGACCAATGACCTAGGCTGCTTCGAGTTCTCGGGCAAGTATCTAGACAACCTCCTCGAGGAGATCAATAACTACAGCATAGTGGCGGGCGTCATCGCCCGCAGTGAGGGCTACGACGTCATCCACTCGCATGACTGGCTGACCTATCCCGCGGGGATCCATGCCAAGCAGATCACGGGCAAGCCGCTGGTGGTACACGTCCACGCTACTGACTTCGACCGCAGCCGCGGGAATGTCAACCCCACGGTCTTCGGCATCGAGATGGACGGGATGAACCATGCCGACCACATCATCACCGTGAGCGAGCTGACGCGCCGTACCGTCATCGAGAAGTACCATCAGGATCCTGCCAAGGTGACGACGGTGCACAATGCCGTCACGCCCCTCTCGCCCGCCATCCTCGCCCTGCCCGACAAGCGCGGCGTCAAGGATAAGGTCGTGACCTTCCTCGGGCGTATCACGATGCAGAAGGGCTGTGAGTACTTCGTCGAGGCTGCGGCTAAGGTGCTGGAGCGTACGCAGGGCGTGCGCTTCATCATGGCCGGCAGTGGCGATATGATGGATGCGATGATACGCCTGGCGGCGCAGCGCAACATCGCCGACCGCTTCCACTTCACGGGCTTCATGAAGGGGCAGCAGGTCTACGAGGTCTTCAAGGCCAGCGACGTCTACGTCATGCCCTCGGTCTCCGAGCCCTTCGGGATCTCCCCGCTGGAGGCCATGCAGTGCGGCGTCCCCTCCATCATCTCCTATCAGTCGGGCTGTGCCGAGATCCTCGACTACGCCATCAAGGTAGACTACTGGGACATCGACGCCATGGCCGACGCCATCTATGCCCTGATCACTTACCCCGAGATGCACGCCTTCCTCAAGGAGGAGGGGCTGCGCGAGGTGAACAGCATCACCTGGGAGGCCGCTGGGCGCAAGGTGCGCGCCATCTACGACCGCTACGTACGCTAA
- a CDS encoding glycosyltransferase family 2 protein, producing the protein MTPRITIITICYNAASCIERTLRSVATQTYPHIEYLIIDGASKDATLQLVAELAPQAKVYSEPDKGIYDAMNKGRARATGDYLWYLNAGDALPSADTVAELVAASCTSSLPDIIYGDTRLIDSEDRDLGLRRLRPPRELGWRSFERGMLVCHQAFIVKRTLAPEYDLRYRFSADVDWCIRAMKEARSYYFYPEVIALYLNEGTTTANHRASLLERFDVMRRHYGLGRTLLRHLTFVLQRQR; encoded by the coding sequence ATGACTCCACGTATCACCATCATCACCATCTGCTACAATGCCGCCTCTTGCATTGAGCGCACGCTTCGCAGCGTCGCGACGCAGACCTATCCTCATATAGAGTACCTCATCATCGACGGTGCCTCCAAGGATGCGACCCTACAGCTCGTGGCAGAGCTGGCTCCCCAGGCTAAGGTATATAGCGAGCCTGACAAGGGGATCTATGACGCGATGAATAAAGGCCGAGCTCGAGCCACGGGGGACTACCTGTGGTACCTCAATGCTGGCGACGCTCTGCCGAGTGCCGATACAGTGGCCGAGCTCGTAGCGGCGAGCTGCACGAGCTCCCTCCCCGACATCATCTACGGCGACACACGTCTCATCGACAGCGAGGACAGAGATCTGGGGCTGCGCCGCCTCCGTCCACCGCGGGAGCTCGGTTGGCGGAGCTTCGAGCGAGGGATGCTGGTTTGCCATCAGGCCTTCATCGTCAAGCGGACGCTAGCCCCTGAGTACGACCTGCGCTACCGCTTCTCGGCCGATGTAGACTGGTGCATACGCGCTATGAAGGAGGCGCGCAGCTACTACTTCTACCCCGAGGTCATAGCCCTCTACCTCAATGAGGGGACGACGACGGCCAACCACCGCGCCTCGCTCCTGGAGCGCTTCGACGTGATGCGCCGCCACTACGGCCTAGGGCGCACGCTGCTGCGACACCTCACCTTCGTCCTGCAGCGCCAGCGCTAG